The nucleotide window tgatgatgaatgattAACCGTCGACTCAGGCAACAGACAAAGAAAGGGCGGGAAAACACGTTCCTGTACCTGTCGTGATAGGGTCAATGGCACAAAGAAGGCCCTGAGACTGAAGAGACTGAAGGTTTCGTAGGAGCGGAATTGCTAACGCAGGTTCGTGATGGAAATGCAAAAAATTGTCTGCAAGCGCGTGGTTCTTAGCAGTGATTGGAGTCCTGTCCGTCTGAAGAGAGGGGCACTCGGGCAATTTGGGTCTCGGCTACCGAGAGCGTGGGAGTCAATGTGCCTCTGACTAATAGCGACCATCGGACCGTGGGTATAGCGGGAAGCGCACCAGGGTTATCCCACCAAATCCACGTTGAGCGCTGTCTTCCGACTGTCTTCCCACTGGCCCGGGCGCCGATTTCTTGAACTGTTCTCATGTCCAGTCTCCATTACTCTTCCACTTCAGCAACACACTGGCTGCCAACTTGAggccatcatctccagcaGAGGGCCCCGTCTCCCAGCTAGCTCTCACTGCCCTACATCCACCGACCCGTCTAGCTCTTTGTTTCAGCCAAAGACGCTTACTCGCCCGTACAACGCTCGCTTCCTTTTAGGAACTGAAGCCGAAGCGAGTGCCGATTTGTTCTCCGGCCACCAAAGGACGCCCCGCCTCATTCACCTCCCCTCGACCGACCCTTTGTCTCCCGCCCACCGCCCACCTGCCGACATATTCGCAATTGTCTAAATCTCAAAGGAACGGATTTCGCAATCACCAATTCCACTCGACGACCAAAGACTCTTAAACGCCCCTCAGGCAATCACCCCCGCGAGCGCGCGTGCTGGAGCTTTTATTCGACGTTTGACAAGAGAGAGGAATTAAACATCGCCATGGCCTACTCCAGCGCGCGGAGAGGTGTCAATGTGACCCAATATCTCCGTGAATTGAACCAAGATGGCGGCGTGGTAGAGGAGACGCTCATCACGGATGAAGACCTCGCCAAGGACCTTGCGCTCTTTACCAACACTCAGTTCTTCGACTTTGAGACTGGCCAGAACACCGACTACCAAGCGCCACCTGTCAAGCCCGACACATTacaaacatcaccaaccgAGGAGTTGACGTCGGCCGACTCTATCATGGGTGACTTTGGCTTTTCTGATTTTTCCATCCCAGGTTAGTGTGGCTTTACTCCGTCAAttttggtttttttctttcactTTTATATGCTTCTTTGTTGGTTTCAACCTTGATATTAGCAGGGGTTGGTCATGGTGCTACGgtatttggtggtgggggactTTGAGTTGTTTTGCCTGGTTGTTTCAGTTTCCTCCTGCCTTCTACAAGACCCCTTCAACAGCCAACCCGCTCAGCAAGTGCTGAATACATCACCTGGCTATGTCGCAACCGGAAAGCACGGGAAGATGGAAAAGGCTGCAGTCTCGGGGCGGTGACAGGGCCACAGAGAGCGGTTCGTCTTACCGCAGATCGAGCAAGTGCTTCGCACCCCACTCTCTCGCTCATGGCGAGTGTGCCCCCATGTTTGCGGGCGGCTTGTGATTGGAAGGCTGCACCATGGACCGGCTTCGAGGTGCATGCGGTTGGGAAGCACGAAGTCCCTGGGCGATGCTTGGGCCTGCCTATATGGGGCTGACAAATGATCGTCGATGCTCGCGATGATGCCATTTCTCGTGACTTTTGGGGGATTGCACCATCGACACTGGGGCATCAGTGGCCCGTTTGGGACCGCTCCGCCGTTTGGCTCAATATCCCTGGATCTCCGCCCTTCCCGTCGGCGGCGCTGTCCGTCACTCTAGCCTGTTCTTTTGTCTTGTACTTGTGCAATTGGCTACGCCTTGTATCGATATTGTTTTTCACTCGCTGACCATGGCACCATGTCTCCAGGCGACTACAGCTTCGGTGATTTTGGCAGCAACTACACCTCGCCCACGGTCCCGGCCTTCCCAGACAACCTAGGCAACCTGCAGCCCATccagcccaccccccaatcctcctATGCCCCGCCAGtcccccagcagcaccagccagGGTATGTTCACACTGTAGCAGCTCCCGTTATCGGGGGCGAGAAG belongs to Podospora bellae-mahoneyi strain CBS 112042 chromosome 6, whole genome shotgun sequence and includes:
- the CYS3_2 gene encoding cystathionine gamma-lyase cys3 (EggNog:ENOG503P6XY; COG:K), giving the protein MAYSSARRGVNVTQYLRELNQDGGVVEETLITDEDLAKDLALFTNTQFFDFETGQNTDYQAPPVKPDTLQTSPTEELTSADSIMGDFGFSDFSIPGDYSFGDFGSNYTSPTVPAFPDNLGNLQPIQPTPQSSYAPPVPQQHQPGPPNRILSFEDASRMAAEEDKRRRNTAASARFRIKKKQREQALEKSAKEMTEKVTMLEGRISALETENKWLKSLVTEKHGDKQDILEKFFKEFAAREAKKGSSSSGIKDSISAASSATAVDDSDKSPAKRKD